The Pseudorca crassidens isolate mPseCra1 chromosome 3, mPseCra1.hap1, whole genome shotgun sequence genome includes the window CGGTGATGAGCGCGATGAAGAGGCTGAGCACCATGTAGATGAACAGGCTGATGAAGGAGTACAGGTAGAGCTGGGAGAACAGCCAGACCAGGCTGCTGCGGCCCTGCTGCGCCTGCATCGCCGCGAACGTCACGAACATGTCATCCCCGTTGATGAGCGAGAAAAGGCACTCCGACACCATGGACAGCGAGCGGAACTGCCGGCGGGCAGGGGGGTCAGGGGTCAGAGGGAGTTGTGGGCACGGCTGGGGGCCGGGGTTGGGGGCTTTGTGGGGTCAGAGGGGACAGCGTACAGAGTACCAGTAGTCACGATAGAGCCACTTGAGGGGGGGGGGTCACTGAATAATGACAACGTCATAGAGTCAAGGCTAGGGTCACCGGGGATCAGAGGGGATGGTGGGTAGAACTGCTGCAAACTTGCTGGTAAGGAACCGGGGGTCAAGGTGGGTCATTCAGTGTCACCAAGTCAACAATAGATAGACCAGGAGTCAGGGGGCTTGGGAAGTAAGATGGGGAGCCAGGGATCCCTCATCTGTGGGTCACAAGCGCCACCCACAGGTCCCGGCCAGCCCCTACCTTCACATGGTAGGGTCCCAACACAATCCAGCCGCAGAAGCAATAGCCCAGGTAGATGACGGCCACACAGCAACAGAAGCGCATGACGCTGGGCAGGGCCACCCGCAGCGTGGCAATAAGGATCTGCggaggggtgggggttggggtcgggggagggtgggagtgtgTGTCAGCAATGGGGGCGGGACCACAAGCCAGGTGGGCCGTGAGCCTGCAGATGGGGTGAAGCCTGCCCAAGGGCATGATGGGGTGACCACAGAAACGGGGATGACCATCAACAAGGCAGGGTGGTGCTGAGTAGGCCCAAGGGCACCCCCTGGCTGGACTCAGCTCGGGGGAGGAGTATGAAAGAGCAGGCTCATGTGACCCCTGCCCAGGTGGAATGACAGGTGTGCCTGGTGTGGGCAGGTATGGGGAAGAGGCTTCTGGCGGGTCATCTGCAGGGGCTGGTGATGGCAATACGTGTACGAATTTatctggggatgggggtggcaaTTAAAGGGCACGTGGCCACCCCTGGGAGGGCCCCGCCTGCATGTCGGAGGCTTACGTTGTACTTGTGGAAGAAGGTCAGGTAGCGGATGACACCGACCCAGACGAGCAGCGTCGAGGTGCCCAGGAGGATGCTGCAGACGTCATAGCTTGCCAGGTTCTAGGGGCAGAAGCAGCGTCAACCCCATCCAGCCTGGCCCTTCCCTGGGGATGGGGCCCCGGGCAGGCATcagcaggggtgggagaggggtccAGGGTCTGGAAGGAGACCCCGGGGCTCGGGGGCAGGGCGTGGCAGGACCCACCTTGGCTTCGATGCCAATCTTCATGATGGTGCCTGAGATGGTGAGCACGTCACTGGTGACCAGCAGGATGTACCAGCCGTTGACAAATTCCAGCCGCTCCCACAGGCTGATGACCTGTCCCCGCTGCCGCCACATGAACCTGACAAACTCCTGCAGGGGGAGGTGGGCGGGGTGAGGGCCGGTCCGGACGTGGGAGGCTTGCCACCCGGGCCTTGACGGTCCCAGAGCTGGGGAAGGCTGGGGGCGGCTCTCACGCTCTGCAGCAGGAAGCCTCGCAGCAGCGAGCGGGCGCACAGCAGGAAGGAGAAGGCACAAGTCAGGATCACGACCATGTCAAAGAGGAGCCGGAAGCTGTTGTCTCCTGTGCGGAGGGGCCGAAGGCAGGGCCAGGAGTGAGGCGGCTTCAGGGCGGGTTTGGGTTGGTCATCAGGCTCATGGGTTTCTCTGGGTAAGTCGGGAGTTTGGTCCATGCTGGTCTGGGGCTTGGGGAATTCCTGGGCAGGCTGGGGCCCCTGGTCAGCGCTAGTCGGGGGCTTGGGGGCTCACCGTGGCCGAAGACGCTGGGGTGCTTACACTCCTGGATGTGGGCCTGGGTCTCCAGGCTGATGGGGATACGCCCACTGTGTGCCTTATTGTCAAATGTGATCTGCAGGGGTGTGGCGGGACGGGACGGGACAGAGTAAACCTCAGCAGACCTAGGCCCCCAGAGGCGCACGACGGATGGTctctccagccccagcctcccCCATCACCCCCACGCTGCCCTTGGCCGAGGGTCCCCAGCTCCAGGACTCAGCAGTCCCCGGCCCACCATGCCACCCCGTCCCTGGCCGGTCCCTCGCCCCACCCCCCAGGCGTCGCGGGCTCACCAGGATGCTGAAGGTGTAGCAGTCTGGGATTTCATTGTTGATCAGGCTCTGGAGGTTGATGGTCTTCAGCTGGAAGTGGATGGTGACGTTGATCAGCCTGGGGGGGGGTGAGGCttgggtgagggtgggggggcTCTGCCCATCCCTCCTGCCCCGGAGCGCCAGCACGCCTGCCCCACGCTGACTCTGCAGCTGGCAGAGGAAGTGCTCGCCTGGCCGCATCGGCATGgcccgcccctgcccccgcctGTGGGGAAGTggctgccccgcccccacccccacccctgaaGATGCCTGGAGTCCTGCCTCCCCCCTCCTCAGCCCCCTTGATGGGGCAGTACTTGTGGAATTTGAGCGTGAGGTTCTTGTAACTGGTGCTGCCATCCAAGAGGGAGAGCTCATCACTGGGGGGCACGGGGGGTCTCTCGGGAGGGTCCACCCGGATacagtctgaagacagggagtcaGGGAAGGGACACTGGGGACAGGGGAGGCACAGGCAGGTCTCCCCAGAGTCCCCGACAGACCCCTTCCCGGCTTTCCTTCCCCCTTCATACTTCGACATTTGTCGTTTGTTCCTGCTGTCTCCCCCTAGGGTCAGGCCTGGTCTGTCTGTCTCACTCCCTACACAGACCCTAGTGCCTGGCGCTCAGTGGGCCCCCAAATGTTTAGGGAATGAATGATAGTGAAACATAACACTCAGCTCTTTCCGCGTGCCAAGCATTCTGCTAATCATCAAATTATTAACGATCGTGACCACCCCATCTCGCGGATGGGCAGGACGCAAAGtggattttaaagattttttttttttgatgtggaccatttttaaagtccttattcaatctgttacaacattgcttctatgtttgttgttgtttttttttttttccggctgccaggcatgtgggatcttagctccctcaCCGGGGATTGAaaccgcaccccctgcattggaaggcaaagtcttagtCACTGggccgccggggaagtccctagagtgggatttttttttttttttttttttttttttttttttaaatcccgaCAGCTGAGCCCTGCCCGGCCCACTCACCAGTGATGACCATGGGGTCGATGTCAAAGGTGTCATTGGCTGGGTCCACGTGGCCCCGGTGGTAGTAGCACTGGCAGAGGGCCAGGGCCGAGCCATTGGCCCagggcccgcccccgccccgcacgTAAGCATACCGACCCAGGGACACGTCGGGGAGCATCAGGTACTGTGGGCAAAGGAGGGGAGGGTCAGTGAGCCCCGCCCGTTCTCCCGGGTGGGCCCACCTGCCCACCTGCTCCTGGTTGCCCACACCTGGTCCACGGCGTGGAAGATGGCCTGGTACAGCTGCTCCTGGGTGTAGGCCGCAAACGTGTCGTCCGCCCCGTCCGAGTAGCCCAGCAGGAAGAGGTGCCGGAAGGCGATGGTGTTCTCCTCCCGGAATGTCACCACCAGCTGGTTGCTGAGCCCAAACAGGATGAGCTGgcgggagggatggggaggattGGTACTACCGGCATGGGGTCTCCCACGGCGCATGAGCGGAGGCAGAGTAAAGAGAAGGCCCACCCCATGAGGGCATGACCACCCTACGTCCCCAAGGCGCAGCGCAGAGTGGCCACTCATAGAACTCGTGGCAACAACTAATGTTCATGAAATGTTTACCGGATGAATGCTCGAGAGTAAGCACAGCATCACACTGCCAGGGTCCGAGTGCCACCTTCCAAGGCTCAGCtgctatgtgactttggacaagtcccttaacctctctgagcctcagctgtcCTATCTATAGAAAGGGGCAAGAGCAGTGGCTAGGACCTCAGAGGGCATTTATGAAGCTTAAAGGAGCTGTTCCCGTGCAGATCCGAGAGGGCTTCCTGACGGATTAGTGCCACTGTCACTATCATGATATGGGGCTGTGGGGTCAGGACTAAGCTCTGACTCCAAGATTCTCCTTCGAGGAAAACAGCAACCACAGGTGGCAttctgtggggtggggtgggggccctGAAGGTCTCACCTGCACTGTGACCACCAGGATCTTCACCACCTGCAGCATGAGCTTAAAGGGCTTGCGGCCCTTGGCCCGAAATTTATCACAGGGGCTCATGAAGAAATACTTGAGACGACGGCGGAGATCCTCCTCTTCTGGAGGGGtggaaggggctggggaaggcGCCACCTGGGTCCCATACCCAGGTTTGGGTGTCAGGAGGCGCTCAGTCTCTGTGGGATGGGAGAGGGCAGTGGGGACCAGGCCTAGGCAGGTTCACCTGCCAATAGGGGAGGCAGGTCCCAAGCTCCAGCCAAGAAAGAACTCTGAGAGATCTAAGGAAAACCAGAAAATCCGTAACATTTTAGGGATCTATGCAGCAGTGCTGGCTCAGCGGTTTCAAGTCACTCCAAAGGGCCTGAGTTGATTCCTGCCCCTGCTCCAGGGCACTcggcttccctgagcctcagctacctcatctgcaaaatggggcaaTAAAATCTCTCACCAAGAAGCTAAGGATTTGACACTTACAAAGCATTCGGTCTCTGAGTCTCAATAATTCCTCAATGAATAGAGcctattctatttttttggtttgtttttgggtttttttcgctgtgccgtg containing:
- the MCOLN1 gene encoding mucolipin-1, with translation MAVPVGPRGSETERLLTPKPGYGTQVAPSPAPSTPPEEEDLRRRLKYFFMSPCDKFRAKGRKPFKLMLQVVKILVVTVQLILFGLSNQLVVTFREENTIAFRHLFLLGYSDGADDTFAAYTQEQLYQAIFHAVDQYLMLPDVSLGRYAYVRGGGGPWANGSALALCQCYYHRGHVDPANDTFDIDPMVITDCIRVDPPERPPVPPSDELSLLDGSTSYKNLTLKFHKLINVTIHFQLKTINLQSLINNEIPDCYTFSILITFDNKAHSGRIPISLETQAHIQECKHPSVFGHGDNSFRLLFDMVVILTCAFSFLLCARSLLRGFLLQSEFVRFMWRQRGQVISLWERLEFVNGWYILLVTSDVLTISGTIMKIGIEAKNLASYDVCSILLGTSTLLVWVGVIRYLTFFHKYNILIATLRVALPSVMRFCCCVAVIYLGYCFCGWIVLGPYHVKFRSLSMVSECLFSLINGDDMFVTFAAMQAQQGRSSLVWLFSQLYLYSFISLFIYMVLSLFIALITGAYDTIKHPGGAGGEESELQAYIAQCQDSPTSGKFRRGSGSACSLLCCCGRDASEEHSLLVN